A region from the Chrysoperla carnea chromosome 4, inChrCarn1.1, whole genome shotgun sequence genome encodes:
- the LOC123298284 gene encoding uncharacterized protein LOC123298284: MEKLFVHLIRRSDEYFELAGLSEDKRLWFSLPDEHKNLYEHKVLSSKTTIKSAIAAIKPINGFRKIGIKLDEDLKKEYFDEDGNLSYKNYPLQESVVFFDVSEKLQEENFLIKRIKELELKLNDKDEIKLQNIEKKFVLDKYDKTQNPSEWFSKFESECDRNKIKSGTQMIEALRFFVAGSAKHWYEGNLKKFGLTNWSEWRNSFFSIFIDKGWTAVRKAYTYKYLGGSLIDYALTKENLCLEVESDSTMSSRINLIVMGLPSQVQDELDREDINTIKKLYNELRKLDGQYNKRSKENKPYDNRHEKTKLGESTKKKQIDIPLKKPCYMCEALGWKNRFHPSNECRNKILYAQKKESNLIETKSDSENEAEMMKIEIDRNSLN; encoded by the coding sequence atggaaaaattgtttgtccACTTAATAAGAAGAAgcgatgaatattttgaattagctgGACTATCCGAAGATAAGCGGTTATGGTTTAGCTTACcagatgaacataaaaatttatatgaacataAGGTATTATCATCAAAAACCACCATTAAAAGTGCAATTGCTGCTATTAAACCGATTAATGGTTTCCGAAAAATTGGCATTAAATTAGATgaggatttgaaaaaagaatattttgatgaagatGGAAACCTTAGCTACAAAAACTATCCGTTACAGGAATCTGTAGTTTTTTTTGATGTGAGTGAAAAACtccaagaagaaaattttttaattaaaagaatcaaggaattagaattaaaattaaatgacaaagatgagataaaattgcaaaatatagaaaagaagTTTGTTCTTGATAAATATGACAAAACACAAAACCCTTCTGAGtggttttctaaatttgaaagtgaatgtgaccgaaataaaataaaaagtggtacCCAGATGATTGAAGCTTTACGATTTTTTGTCGCTGGATCGGCCAAACACTGGTAtgaaggaaatttgaaaaaatttggtctAACTAATTGGTCTGAATggcgaaattcatttttttccatttttattgacaaaggtTGGACAGCTGTCAGAAAAGCATATACCTATAAATACTTAGGCGGCTCATTGATCGATTAcgctttaacaaaagaaaatttatgtttagaagTAGAAAGTGATAGTACTATGAGTTCCAGAATAAACTTGATTGTAATGGGTTTACCATCTCAAGTTCAAGATGAGCTAGATCGCGAAGACAttaacactataaaaaaattatacaatgaacTCCGAAAGCTAGATGGtcaatataataaacgttcgaaagaaaataaaccatATGATAATcggcatgaaaaaacaaaattaggagaatcgactaaaaagaaacaaattgatatacCCTTGAAAAAACCATGCTACATGTGTGAAGCTCTTGGTtggaaaaatcgatttcatcCCTCTAACGAATGCCGAAATAAAATACTGTACGCTCAGAAAAAAgaatctaatttaattgaaacgaaatctgattcagaaaatgaggctgaaatgatgaaaatagaAATTGACCGAAATTCTTTAAACTAG